GGTCGAGATCATGACGCGGTTGATGAAGCGCTCGATCCTGGAGGTCTTCCGTCGTCGTGTCCGTGGCGCGGACGTGGCCGGGCTGCTGGACGCCTTCGAGACCGGCCTCGAGGTCACCACCGGCGACCTCGTCAGCGGGCGAGAGCTGATGGGGCAGATGGACCGGATCCCCGGCTTGGCAGCAGTCCTTGCGGGGCTTGACGTCGAGGAGAGTCCGGCCATGGCCGCAGCAGCCGTCGAGCTCTGCCTGGAGGGGCTCCACCTCTCCCGCCGGCTCGATCGGCACGAGTCCGACATCGGCTACACCTACGTGCAGGGGTGAATCGTTGAGCATCGCGCGGTACGGCCGGTGGAGCGGCACCCAGGACCCGTGGGGCAACGACCTCTCGCCCGACGAGGTCCTGGCCGAGATCGCCGACGACCTCATGGACGGGGTCGATCCGGATGACGCCATCGACGATCTGCTCCGTCGCGGCATCGAGGGTCGGATGGAGGGCCTGGACGACCTGATGGAGCGGCTCCGCCAGGCCCGGCAGGCTGAGCTCGATCGGATGGGCCTGGAGGGTCCCCTCCAACAGGTGGCCCAGAAGCTGGACGAGATCGTCGAGCTGGAACGCACCGCGCTGCAGTTCGCCGACGACGATCTGGCGGCCGCCGAGCACTCCGCGCAGTTGGACCGGCTCCCCACGGACCCCGCCGGTCAGATCGCCGCCCTGCAGGACTACACCTTCCACGACGAGGGGGCCCGGCAGGCCTTCGAGGATCTCGTGGCCGACCTGCGCAACGACGTGGCCCAGGCGACCTTCGGGCAGCTGGCGAGCGCCATCGACGCCACCAATCCCGAGGACCTCGCCCGGATGCGTGACATGTTGGCCGAGGTCAACGGGCTGGCGGCCAGGCAGCAGCAGGGCGAGGACATCACCGAGGCGTTCGAGGACTTCAAGGAGCGCTACGGCGACATGATCCCCGGTGATCCGGAGACGCTGGATGACCTGCTGGAGGAGATGGCCCAGCGGATGGCGGCGATGAACCGGATGATGGCCGGGCTCAGTGAGGACCAGCGGCGACAACTGGCAGAGCTTGCGGCCCAGGCGATGGGCGACGCCGTCGATCTGCAGTTCCAGGCCCAGCAGCTGACCCAGACGCTGCAGGGCATGTTCCCCGAGCTCGGCTGGGGTCAGCCGATGCCGGGAGCGCCGATGGCCGGGCAGGAGTCAGGGTCCATGTCGCAGACCGTCGACTGGATGCAACGGCTGCAGCAGCTGGACGAGTTGGGACAGGCCCTGGGGCAGTCCTACCCGGGGGCGCGCCTGGAGGACATCTCGAACGACGACCTCCGGTCGGTGCTGGGCGACGAGGCGGCGCAGGATCTGCAGAAGCTGAAGGAGATCGAGCGGCTGCTCGAGCAGTCCGGGGCGCTGCAGCGCAAGGACGGGAAGCTCGAGTTGACGCCGAAGGGTGTGCGACGGCTTGGCGAGCAGTCACTGGCCAAGATCTTCGAGCGCGCACTGGCCGGCGGGGTGGGTGGCCACCGAGCGCAGAGCCTGGGCGGGGATGCCGAGCTGACGGGCTCGACCCGGCAGATGCGCTTCGGCGACCCGTTCCGGCTGGACATCCCGCGGACGATCACCAACGCGGTGGTCCGCGGGTCGGTCAGCGACCCTGCCGCGCGGGATCATTCGTCACGATCGGGGCCTGACCCTCGCATAGGCGGTTCAGCCCCCGATCGTGCACCATCGCGACCCACGGTCCGACTGGCCCCCGAGGACTTCGAGCTGGCGGAAGCCGAGCGGCGGGTCAAGGCCGTCACCGTCCTCCTGCTGGACATGTCCTACTCGATGCTCCTCCGCGAGAACTGGGACCCGGCCAAGCGGCTGGCCCTGGCGCTGCAGTCCCTCGTGGCGGGCAAGTTTCCCCAGGATACCTTCCACGTCGTCGGCTTCTCCGACTACGCCCGCCGCCTGACCCCCCACGATCTGTTGGTCTCCAGCTGGTCCCGCACCTGGGGGACCAACATGGAGCACGCCTTCCGCATCGCCCGGCGGCTGCTCACCGCCGAACCGGGGGCCGAGAAGCAGGTGATCATGGTCACCGACGGCGAGCCGACCTCCCATCTGATGGACGGCGGCCAGTCCTTCTTCGACTACCCGCCCCACCCGCTGACGTTGGCCAAGAGCATGGCCGAGGCGATGCGGCTGTCGCGAACGGGGTGTGACCTGAACGTCTTCATGCTCGACCACGCGCCCGGGTCTGCCACCTTCGTGGAGGGGATGGTCAAGCGGGCCGGTGGCCGGGTCTTCTACCCTGATCTGCGCGACCTCGGCCGGGTGGTCATGCACGACTTCCTGAAGAACCGGGCAGCCTGACCGCCGGCGATCACCGGCCATCACCGGCCATCACGTCGGCTGCCGGAGCGCCGTGTGGAGCCAGCCGGCGAGAGTCGCCAGCGCCGCCGTCGGCGGACGACCGTCGTCGAACGACTCCCCCCGACTGTCGGCGTGGGCGAAGACAACTGCCGCTGCACGGCCGACGTCCTGATCCAGCG
The sequence above is a segment of the Euzebya tangerina genome. Coding sequences within it:
- a CDS encoding VWA domain-containing protein produces the protein MSIARYGRWSGTQDPWGNDLSPDEVLAEIADDLMDGVDPDDAIDDLLRRGIEGRMEGLDDLMERLRQARQAELDRMGLEGPLQQVAQKLDEIVELERTALQFADDDLAAAEHSAQLDRLPTDPAGQIAALQDYTFHDEGARQAFEDLVADLRNDVAQATFGQLASAIDATNPEDLARMRDMLAEVNGLAARQQQGEDITEAFEDFKERYGDMIPGDPETLDDLLEEMAQRMAAMNRMMAGLSEDQRRQLAELAAQAMGDAVDLQFQAQQLTQTLQGMFPELGWGQPMPGAPMAGQESGSMSQTVDWMQRLQQLDELGQALGQSYPGARLEDISNDDLRSVLGDEAAQDLQKLKEIERLLEQSGALQRKDGKLELTPKGVRRLGEQSLAKIFERALAGGVGGHRAQSLGGDAELTGSTRQMRFGDPFRLDIPRTITNAVVRGSVSDPAARDHSSRSGPDPRIGGSAPDRAPSRPTVRLAPEDFELAEAERRVKAVTVLLLDMSYSMLLRENWDPAKRLALALQSLVAGKFPQDTFHVVGFSDYARRLTPHDLLVSSWSRTWGTNMEHAFRIARRLLTAEPGAEKQVIMVTDGEPTSHLMDGGQSFFDYPPHPLTLAKSMAEAMRLSRTGCDLNVFMLDHAPGSATFVEGMVKRAGGRVFYPDLRDLGRVVMHDFLKNRAA